Part of the Verrucomicrobiia bacterium genome, GCATTTCCCCTGAAGAGGCGTACGACAAGGCGATCGATAAAAAGAAATTCCGCGGATTCCTCGCAACCCCGCCCGAAGACGAAGATGTCTGATTGAATTATGCGCCGTCCTGAACTCGATCACATCCTGACCACGATGCTGGATTCCCAGCCCGAGGTTTCCGACCTGCTGTTCACCGCGGACAAACCGCTCCAGGTGGAATCGTTCGGCGAATTGAAACCCGTGGATCTCGATCCGCAGATTGAAAAACTCACGCCCTATCAAACAGAGATGATCGCCCTGAATCTCGTGGGCGAGAACCAATGGCACATCGAGGATCTGCTGCGCCGGGGCTCGTGTGACTCAGCTTACACCCTGGGCGAACGCGCCCGCTTCCGCGTCAACATATTCTCCCAGCGCGGCAATTACTCCATCGTTTGCCGCCAGCTCAACACCGAGATTCCCACGCTCGAGCAGCTCAAGCTGCCCGAAATCATCCGCCTCGTCCCCCGCGAAAAAACCGGTCTCGTCCT contains:
- a CDS encoding twitching motility protein codes for the protein MRRPELDHILTTMLDSQPEVSDLLFTADKPLQVESFGELKPVDLDPQIEKLTPYQTEMIALNLVGENQWHIEDLLRRGSCDSAYTLGERARFRVNIFSQRGNYSIVCRQLNTEIPTLEQLKLPEIIRLVPREKTGLVL